In one window of Desulfovibrio sp. UCD-KL4C DNA:
- a CDS encoding response regulator, with protein MNNYHILVVEDSLTQAVKLEYFLFGKGFRVSLASDGEKALTILGDKEIDLVISDVVMPGMDGYELCEKIRSNKQHKTVPVILLTSLSDPGDIVRGLKSGATNFVTKPYDEAFLFSRIESVIKQNSFDSDNVIMQEVDFEFHGEKHSLKADFGQVFHLLLATYENTLLQSRQLDVANQKLIAREEQLSSVLASMSAKIAVIDTDEKLIVANDSWRDLLAPGRSEAEIEGLDFRKAVIASGSLVNELDILFEGVGAVVSGETDRFSLEFAIEGKGNGESFWHMLEVTPMRGRSGGAVASFIDITGRKEMERELIKARDAAEEASRFKSRFLASMSHEIRTPLNGIVGMTDLTLWPDLTESQAENLEIVRLSADQLLTLINDILDLSKVEARMLKLEIKEFRLHDSLRGIVKSMEPQAFGRGLVLNIDIDEDVPDIVCGDEARLKQILYNLVGNSVKFTEQGGVFVQVSAIDGSDDKENVTLQISVRDTGIGIPDDKQALIFESFRQADNSTTRKFGGSGLGLAISRELVEMMGGVLAVRSSEGYGSVFTFDVVLKRGDPANITLEDSNNGENASENLRKSYRVLVVEDNPINVRVASSLLKKMGHSVYVASNGIDAVRRLSVMNVDLVLMDLEMPEMDGFEAAKHIRSGESGEAKKNIPIIAMSAHAMSGVRERCEQVGMDNYIAKPVQYSDLKEVIFQTVNVESLAPQTPSDDNLCSALDRDKAVKMYHGDEDLYHELCDMFIVEAPQDIKKISEAFTKNDFKTVRRIAHTLKSSCAAICATNAYDVAVKLEKAVLGKDCEAVYNLMEQVLVETEKVRAELMD; from the coding sequence TTGAATAATTATCATATTCTTGTGGTTGAAGACAGCCTTACTCAGGCCGTAAAACTTGAATATTTCCTTTTTGGAAAAGGTTTTCGCGTATCTCTTGCTTCTGACGGGGAGAAGGCTCTTACTATTCTTGGGGATAAAGAAATTGATTTGGTTATAAGTGATGTTGTTATGCCCGGGATGGATGGCTATGAACTGTGTGAAAAAATACGCAGTAATAAACAGCATAAAACTGTTCCGGTTATATTGCTGACGAGTCTTTCTGATCCTGGGGATATCGTCAGAGGTCTTAAAAGTGGTGCAACAAATTTTGTAACAAAACCATATGACGAGGCTTTCTTATTTTCCAGAATAGAATCTGTTATCAAACAGAATTCGTTTGACTCTGATAATGTAATTATGCAGGAAGTTGATTTTGAATTTCACGGGGAAAAACATTCACTGAAGGCTGACTTTGGGCAGGTTTTCCACCTGCTTCTTGCTACTTATGAAAATACACTGCTCCAATCCCGTCAGCTTGACGTAGCCAATCAAAAATTAATTGCCAGAGAAGAGCAACTTAGTTCCGTTCTGGCTTCCATGTCAGCTAAGATTGCTGTTATTGATACGGATGAAAAATTGATTGTTGCTAATGACTCTTGGCGTGATTTGCTTGCGCCAGGACGTTCGGAGGCAGAGATTGAGGGACTTGATTTTCGTAAGGCCGTAATTGCATCAGGGAGTCTTGTTAACGAGCTTGATATTTTATTTGAAGGAGTAGGTGCGGTTGTAAGCGGTGAGACTGATCGATTTTCACTTGAGTTTGCTATTGAGGGTAAAGGAAATGGAGAAAGCTTCTGGCATATGCTTGAAGTAACTCCTATGCGCGGAAGATCAGGTGGAGCTGTTGCCTCGTTTATTGATATTACTGGTCGCAAGGAAATGGAACGTGAACTCATTAAAGCTCGCGACGCTGCTGAAGAAGCAAGTAGGTTTAAATCGCGTTTTCTTGCCTCAATGAGTCATGAAATCAGGACTCCATTAAACGGTATAGTCGGAATGACGGATTTGACTTTGTGGCCCGACTTAACTGAATCACAGGCTGAAAATTTAGAAATTGTCCGCCTTTCTGCTGACCAGTTATTGACATTGATAAATGATATTTTGGACCTTTCAAAGGTTGAGGCCCGCATGCTCAAGCTTGAAATTAAAGAATTTCGTCTTCATGATTCTTTGCGCGGCATTGTTAAAAGTATGGAACCTCAAGCATTTGGTCGCGGTTTGGTTCTTAATATTGATATTGATGAAGATGTCCCTGATATTGTTTGCGGAGATGAAGCCCGTCTTAAGCAGATTTTATACAACCTTGTAGGTAATTCTGTAAAATTTACTGAGCAGGGTGGAGTTTTTGTTCAGGTTTCAGCTATTGACGGTTCCGATGATAAAGAAAATGTTACTTTGCAAATTTCTGTACGTGATACTGGAATAGGTATTCCTGACGATAAACAAGCTCTTATTTTCGAAAGCTTCAGGCAGGCGGACAATTCCACTACAAGAAAGTTCGGTGGATCTGGTTTGGGGCTGGCAATCTCGCGCGAGCTTGTAGAAATGATGGGTGGTGTCTTAGCTGTCAGAAGCTCTGAAGGTTACGGTAGTGTATTTACTTTTGATGTAGTTTTGAAACGTGGAGATCCTGCAAATATTACTTTGGAGGATTCAAACAACGGGGAAAATGCTTCAGAGAATTTAAGAAAATCTTATCGGGTTTTAGTTGTTGAGGACAACCCTATTAACGTAAGGGTTGCTTCAAGTCTTCTTAAAAAAATGGGGCACAGTGTTTATGTAGCTTCTAACGGTATAGACGCCGTCAGAAGGCTTTCTGTGATGAATGTTGATCTTGTTTTAATGGACCTTGAGATGCCTGAAATGGACGGTTTTGAAGCCGCAAAACACATTCGCAGTGGTGAATCAGGTGAAGCAAAGAAAAATATTCCGATTATTGCAATGTCTGCTCACGCTATGTCCGGTGTGAGAGAACGGTGTGAACAGGTTGGAATGGATAATTATATTGCCAAACCTGTTCAGTATTCAGATTTAAAGGAAGTTATTTTTCAAACTGTAAATGTAGAAAGTTTAGCACCGCAAACTCCATCAGATGACAATCTATGTTCAGCTCTTGATAGGGATAAAGCTGTTAAGATGTATCATGGCGATGAAGATTTATATCATGAGCTTTGTGATATGTTTATAGTGGAAGCTCCTCAAGATATTAAGAAAATATCTGAAGCATTTACAAAAAATGATTTTAAAACAGTAAGAAGAATTGCTCATACTCTTAAAAGTAGTTGTGCTGCTATTTGTGCAACAAATGCATATGACGTTGCAGTAAAACTTGAAAAAGCTGTGCTTGGTAAAGACTGCGAGGCTGTGTATAACCTCATGGAACAAGTTTTAGTTGAGACTGAAAAAGTAAGGGCAGAGTTAATGGATTAG
- a CDS encoding aminopeptidase, giving the protein MLTEKQLKKYVDALWWGLTTARTKPYKKGDVIMIRYEAEALPLAELVFKKLIDEGMNPVPRLSLTPSMEKSFYGAGNDDQITFITPGDEELNKNLNGLIALLAPSSLTHLADVDPARIGKSAVARKFIRDIMEVREQEGELGWTLCSYPTAAMAESAGLSLEEFSAQIVKACYLDDEDPAARWNDVFNKATEVKDWLNGLDIESYRIVSEGMDLTVLHGEMRQWIGVSGHNIPSFELFISPDWRGTSGVFYADQPSFRSGNYVEGVKLTFENGVVTDISAKQGEEFVKKQLTMDPGASRLGEFSLTDRRFSRIDKFMANTLYDENYGGEFGNSHVAVGASYADTYAGDQAKLNAELKEKLGYNTSALHWDLVNTLDKTVYAKLKDGREIVIYAKGEFQI; this is encoded by the coding sequence ATGCTGACTGAAAAGCAACTTAAAAAATATGTGGATGCTTTGTGGTGGGGGCTTACTACAGCCAGAACCAAACCCTATAAAAAGGGTGACGTTATTATGATTCGCTACGAAGCAGAGGCTCTGCCGTTAGCTGAACTTGTCTTTAAAAAACTCATAGATGAAGGTATGAATCCAGTTCCAAGGCTGAGTCTTACTCCTTCTATGGAAAAAAGTTTTTACGGTGCTGGAAATGATGATCAGATTACTTTTATTACTCCAGGCGATGAAGAGCTGAATAAAAATCTTAATGGACTTATTGCTCTTCTTGCGCCTTCTTCGCTTACCCATTTAGCAGACGTGGATCCTGCTCGTATCGGGAAGTCTGCCGTGGCGCGAAAGTTTATCCGGGATATTATGGAAGTGCGTGAGCAGGAAGGTGAGCTGGGTTGGACTCTTTGCTCTTATCCTACAGCGGCAATGGCAGAATCAGCTGGACTTTCACTCGAAGAATTTTCGGCGCAGATAGTCAAGGCCTGCTACCTTGATGATGAAGATCCTGCAGCTCGTTGGAATGATGTTTTTAATAAGGCTACTGAAGTTAAAGATTGGCTTAATGGGCTTGATATTGAATCTTATCGCATTGTTTCAGAGGGAATGGATCTGACAGTACTGCATGGGGAAATGAGACAGTGGATAGGAGTGTCAGGGCATAATATTCCTAGCTTTGAATTGTTTATTTCTCCAGACTGGCGCGGAACATCCGGAGTCTTTTATGCCGATCAGCCTTCATTTAGATCAGGTAATTATGTTGAAGGGGTTAAGCTGACTTTTGAAAATGGTGTTGTAACCGATATTTCAGCGAAACAGGGTGAAGAGTTTGTTAAGAAGCAACTTACAATGGACCCCGGTGCATCACGTCTTGGAGAATTTTCACTGACAGATCGTCGCTTCTCCAGAATTGACAAGTTTATGGCTAACACCCTTTATGATGAAAATTATGGCGGAGAGTTCGGGAACAGCCATGTTGCGGTCGGTGCTTCATATGCGGATACTTATGCAGGAGATCAGGCGAAGCTTAATGCCGAGCTTAAAGAAAAGCTGGGTTATAATACATCTGCGCTGCACTGGGATTTAGTAAATACTCTTGATAAAACAGTTTACGCTAAGCTTAAAGACGGTCGCGAAATCGTTATATATGCAAAAGGCGAATTTCAGATTTAG
- a CDS encoding response regulator — MPQINGDLRERLLGAFRGECRERLQVLSSDFMALDKGAEANDLALLVESSYREVHSLKGAARAVGLGAVEIFCQTLESFFSVLKKNSIVPSKDVVGQMLGWLDILENLIHKEESSEASISSAPVVVAIAKMKEFTEAPDFISCPIDAPVSTFVADPSLTEEYADNRKVKKEVIVSDNSELCQSIKSDAALANGEPELHTTPARMSMAETVRISSSFLTGLLLQTEELLFSRNSQKMRAQEAGLLNAEFLDFSKSLNETITEAKIHADENKTDFYAKLEQKVESFSKRLGRLVTATHKAQWDLASKVDSLLSEFKNSMLLPFSSLLEDYPRIVRNISAETGRQCEFCVSGENVRIDRRILDMLHDPLMHMVRNSLAHGIESHKERQEKGKKTVGKISFDITQSDRDLVKVEISDDGQGINPEKIIESALKQGIVSKEEASELDPQSALELIFHSGMSTCEIITDLSGRGLGMAIVRDTVESLGGSITISSVFGQGVSFVLNIPVALTSFRGIVVESCGQKFVVPKSGVKKVLLVRQEDIQSVNSRETIFYLNRPTPIINLSDVLELNSENSDKNTFPVFIMGEGLNTVAVSMDELHGEHDVMAKAMGPLLKRVRNVSGFSMLDSGKLVPILHAPDMIRTAIGVSSGVKVQSFAHQKGKKEVKTVLVAEDSITSRTLLKNVLEAAGYSVVTAVNGVDALNKVKADLPDILVSDVEMPHMDGFILTSEIRKMQSSANLPIVLVTSLGSAEHREKGVEAGADAYIVKSSFDQGNLLEVIERLA, encoded by the coding sequence ATGCCCCAGATAAATGGAGATTTACGCGAAAGACTACTTGGTGCTTTCAGAGGTGAGTGTAGAGAACGACTTCAGGTTCTTTCTTCTGATTTTATGGCATTAGATAAGGGGGCAGAAGCAAATGATTTAGCGCTCTTAGTCGAGTCTTCATATCGTGAAGTCCATAGTTTAAAAGGGGCGGCACGAGCTGTCGGGCTTGGAGCAGTGGAAATTTTTTGTCAGACTTTAGAGTCGTTTTTTTCTGTTCTTAAAAAAAACAGTATTGTACCGTCAAAGGATGTTGTTGGACAGATGCTGGGTTGGCTCGATATCCTTGAAAATCTTATTCATAAGGAAGAGAGTTCAGAAGCTTCTATTTCATCCGCTCCTGTGGTTGTAGCCATTGCAAAAATGAAGGAATTTACAGAGGCTCCTGATTTTATTTCCTGTCCTATTGATGCTCCTGTTTCAACGTTTGTAGCTGATCCTTCTTTAACTGAAGAATATGCGGATAATAGAAAAGTTAAAAAGGAAGTGATTGTAAGTGATAACTCAGAGTTATGCCAGAGTATAAAGAGTGATGCGGCTCTTGCTAACGGTGAGCCTGAATTGCATACTACTCCTGCTAGAATGTCTATGGCGGAAACAGTCAGAATAAGTTCTTCGTTTCTTACTGGGTTGCTGTTGCAGACAGAAGAGCTCCTTTTCTCACGAAATTCTCAAAAAATGCGTGCTCAGGAAGCAGGTCTTCTAAACGCTGAATTTTTAGATTTTTCTAAAAGTTTAAATGAGACTATTACCGAAGCAAAAATCCATGCTGATGAAAATAAAACTGATTTTTATGCAAAGTTAGAACAGAAGGTTGAATCTTTTTCTAAGCGATTGGGCCGGCTTGTTACCGCAACTCATAAGGCGCAGTGGGATCTTGCATCAAAAGTAGATAGTCTTTTAAGTGAATTCAAAAACTCAATGCTGCTTCCATTCTCCTCTTTGCTCGAAGACTACCCAAGAATAGTTAGAAATATTAGCGCGGAAACTGGTAGACAATGTGAGTTTTGTGTCAGCGGTGAGAATGTCAGAATTGATCGCAGAATCCTCGATATGCTCCATGATCCCCTCATGCATATGGTTCGAAATTCGCTTGCTCACGGCATTGAATCCCATAAAGAAAGACAGGAGAAAGGAAAAAAAACTGTCGGTAAAATTTCGTTTGATATTACGCAAAGTGACCGGGATCTTGTTAAAGTCGAAATTAGTGATGATGGACAAGGGATTAACCCTGAGAAAATAATAGAATCAGCTTTAAAACAGGGTATTGTCAGCAAGGAAGAAGCGTCTGAGCTGGATCCGCAGTCTGCTTTAGAATTGATCTTTCACTCCGGTATGTCTACCTGTGAGATAATAACCGACCTCTCAGGAAGAGGTCTGGGTATGGCAATCGTTCGTGACACAGTTGAGTCTTTAGGCGGTAGCATCACTATTTCAAGTGTTTTCGGGCAAGGGGTAAGCTTTGTTCTAAATATACCCGTTGCATTAACGTCATTTAGAGGAATAGTTGTTGAATCCTGCGGGCAAAAGTTTGTTGTTCCAAAGTCAGGAGTGAAAAAGGTTTTACTTGTTAGACAGGAAGATATTCAGTCTGTTAACAGTAGAGAGACAATTTTTTATTTAAATAGGCCGACTCCAATAATCAATCTTTCTGATGTCTTAGAGCTGAATTCTGAAAACTCTGATAAAAATACATTTCCGGTTTTTATAATGGGAGAGGGATTAAATACAGTAGCTGTCAGCATGGATGAATTACATGGCGAACATGATGTCATGGCTAAGGCCATGGGGCCTCTTTTGAAAAGAGTTCGTAATGTTTCCGGATTCAGTATGCTTGATTCAGGAAAATTGGTGCCGATTCTGCATGCACCTGATATGATCCGTACTGCTATTGGAGTAAGCTCAGGTGTAAAGGTTCAATCTTTTGCACATCAGAAAGGTAAAAAAGAAGTTAAAACAGTTCTTGTTGCTGAAGACTCAATTACTTCACGTACTCTTCTTAAAAATGTTTTAGAGGCTGCCGGATATAGTGTTGTTACAGCCGTAAACGGAGTTGATGCCCTTAATAAAGTTAAAGCTGATTTGCCGGATATTCTTGTCTCGGATGTTGAAATGCCCCATATGGATGGCTTTATTCTTACTTCTGAGATTCGAAAAATGCAAAGTAGTGCTAATTTGCCCATAGTTTTGGTAACGTCTTTAGGTTCAGCAGAGCATCGCGAAAAAGGTGTTGAAGCTGGCGCAGATGCTTATATAGTTAAGTCCAGTTTTGACCAAGGTAATCTGCTTGAGGTTATTGAGCGGTTAGCTTAG
- a CDS encoding DUF3795 domain-containing protein → MQSKESPDLKTQDNVSNQTTLSNLTAPCGLDCSRCLNCTEGSVAEHARAIAETFGDNFQTYADRLKSFNPAMNNYSGFRSLLDFLASPKCDGCRSKNRTCLPSCKVAECVQKQDIEFCFECTEFPDCGKTGLTDTLLERWEKNNKLMKNIGISKYLTVSAEKARYP, encoded by the coding sequence ATGCAATCAAAAGAATCACCTGATCTTAAAACACAAGATAACGTTAGTAATCAAACGACACTAAGTAATCTTACGGCTCCATGCGGACTTGATTGCTCACGCTGCCTTAATTGCACAGAAGGGAGCGTTGCTGAGCACGCCCGCGCTATAGCAGAAACATTTGGCGATAATTTTCAAACTTATGCCGACCGTTTGAAAAGTTTTAATCCTGCCATGAATAATTATTCAGGATTCCGCTCATTACTGGATTTTCTTGCAAGCCCGAAATGTGATGGATGCCGTTCCAAGAATAGAACATGCCTACCATCGTGCAAGGTTGCTGAATGCGTACAAAAACAAGACATTGAATTCTGCTTCGAGTGCACAGAGTTTCCTGACTGTGGAAAAACAGGGCTGACCGACACTCTGTTAGAACGCTGGGAAAAAAATAATAAACTCATGAAAAATATAGGCATCAGTAAATATCTAACAGTGTCAGCAGAAAAAGCACGGTACCCTTAG
- a CDS encoding YkgJ family cysteine cluster protein: MDFTNIFEKYEALVAEVDKAFKTVSERTDDGIKCGKGCSDCCHALFDLTLVEAIYLNHKFNESFRGMARSTIMQQADVSDREINKIKRRAFKASQAGTSAQEIIREISLARVRCPLLGDDDLCGLYEFRPLTCRIYGVPMNIGGEAHSCTKSGFSAGKAYPTINMDTLQDRLIKLSKELTESINSKLIELPEMIIPVSMALITDYTPEYLGENTGKAKEEVETPVEAPSEACSTCSEDKSACANCNYTVSLGATPDSE, translated from the coding sequence TTGGACTTCACCAATATTTTCGAAAAATATGAAGCCCTTGTTGCAGAAGTGGACAAGGCTTTCAAAACAGTATCCGAACGGACAGATGACGGCATCAAGTGTGGAAAAGGCTGCAGTGACTGTTGCCATGCTCTTTTTGATCTTACTTTAGTAGAAGCTATTTACCTGAACCACAAATTCAATGAATCTTTCCGTGGAATGGCGCGCTCAACAATTATGCAGCAAGCAGATGTTTCCGACAGAGAGATCAATAAAATTAAAAGAAGAGCATTCAAAGCCAGTCAGGCAGGAACATCTGCTCAGGAAATTATTAGAGAAATTTCACTTGCCCGCGTCAGATGCCCTCTTCTTGGTGATGACGACCTCTGTGGACTCTATGAATTCAGGCCTCTCACCTGCCGCATCTACGGGGTACCTATGAATATTGGCGGTGAAGCCCATTCATGTACAAAATCCGGTTTCTCAGCCGGCAAGGCCTACCCTACAATCAACATGGACACTCTTCAGGATAGACTCATTAAATTGAGTAAAGAACTGACAGAAAGCATCAATTCCAAGCTTATAGAACTTCCAGAAATGATCATCCCTGTATCGATGGCTCTTATCACCGACTATACCCCTGAATATTTGGGAGAAAATACAGGCAAAGCCAAAGAAGAAGTTGAAACCCCCGTTGAAGCTCCTTCCGAAGCCTGTTCTACATGCTCTGAAGACAAAAGTGCCTGTGCCAACTGTAATTACACAGTTTCGCTAGGCGCCACACCAGACTCTGAATAA
- the pgm gene encoding phosphoglucomutase (alpha-D-glucose-1,6-bisphosphate-dependent), with amino-acid sequence MSLSNLAGQLAPPEILENIPKLVSAYYTIKPDTSVHSQLVAFGTSGHRGSSFDGSFNQEHIWAIAQAICEYRASMGYTGPLFIGKDPHALSEPAQSSALEVFAANGVTVFVNDKGYTPTPAISHAILTYNKDRKDGFADGVVITPSHNPPRDGGFKYNPPNGGPAGTTSTSTIQNRANKILKDGLKDVKRIPLNRAFAADTTHEYDFATPYINDLGNIVDMEAIAAAGLSIGVDPLGGAAIDFWEPIAEKYGLNLSVVNKKVDPSFSFMHVDKDGKIRMDCSSPYAMAGLIELKDKYDISFSNDPDTDRHGIVTKSRGLMNPNHYLAVAIKYLYTNRPLWKKDLLVGKTLVSSSMIDRIAASIDRKLMEVPVGFKWFVEPLLSGACGFGGEESAGASFLRKDGTVWTTDKDGIIMNLLAAEITAKTNKDPGEHYTDLERQFGHSVYKRVDAPATLEQKNAFSILTPEMVKAKTLAGEPIEARLTTAPGNGESIGGLKIVTQNGWFAARPSGTESIYKIYAESFKGLAHLVAIQEEAGKIVNEAFEQALK; translated from the coding sequence ATGTCACTCAGTAATCTTGCCGGACAACTAGCTCCACCTGAAATACTTGAAAATATACCTAAACTTGTTTCAGCCTACTATACTATTAAACCGGACACATCCGTCCATTCACAGCTGGTAGCTTTCGGAACATCAGGCCATCGCGGATCTTCATTTGACGGTTCTTTTAATCAGGAACACATCTGGGCCATCGCCCAAGCTATATGTGAGTACAGAGCTTCAATGGGATACACTGGGCCACTTTTCATAGGAAAAGACCCACACGCACTCTCTGAGCCTGCACAGAGTTCCGCTCTTGAAGTATTTGCTGCTAACGGAGTTACCGTCTTTGTAAACGATAAAGGCTACACCCCTACGCCTGCAATTTCTCACGCGATTCTTACTTATAACAAAGATAGAAAAGACGGATTTGCGGACGGGGTAGTAATAACACCATCTCACAATCCTCCGCGTGATGGTGGATTCAAATATAATCCTCCGAACGGTGGCCCTGCCGGAACCACATCTACCAGCACTATTCAGAACAGAGCTAACAAAATTCTGAAAGACGGTCTTAAAGATGTTAAACGTATCCCCTTGAACCGCGCATTTGCAGCAGATACAACTCATGAATATGATTTTGCAACTCCGTATATTAACGATCTCGGTAATATTGTAGATATGGAAGCAATTGCAGCGGCAGGACTAAGCATCGGAGTTGACCCGCTTGGCGGAGCTGCTATAGATTTCTGGGAACCTATCGCAGAAAAGTACGGCCTAAATCTCAGTGTAGTTAATAAAAAAGTTGATCCATCCTTCTCATTTATGCATGTGGATAAAGATGGGAAAATCCGTATGGACTGCTCTTCACCATACGCAATGGCAGGGCTGATAGAACTTAAGGACAAATACGACATTTCCTTTTCTAACGATCCAGATACAGACAGACACGGCATTGTAACCAAAAGCCGCGGTCTTATGAATCCTAATCATTACCTAGCTGTAGCAATTAAGTACCTATACACAAACAGACCTTTATGGAAAAAAGACCTGCTTGTCGGAAAAACTCTTGTTTCTAGCTCCATGATCGACCGGATTGCAGCATCAATAGACCGCAAGCTGATGGAAGTTCCAGTCGGTTTCAAATGGTTTGTTGAACCTCTTCTGTCAGGCGCATGCGGATTCGGTGGAGAAGAAAGCGCTGGAGCCTCTTTCCTAAGAAAAGATGGAACTGTGTGGACTACAGATAAAGATGGTATCATCATGAACCTTCTTGCAGCAGAAATTACTGCGAAGACAAATAAAGATCCAGGCGAACACTATACAGATCTTGAAAGACAATTCGGACATTCTGTTTATAAACGAGTTGACGCTCCGGCAACCTTGGAACAGAAAAATGCTTTCAGCATACTGACTCCTGAAATGGTTAAAGCAAAAACTCTTGCTGGCGAACCCATTGAAGCCAGACTCACCACCGCCCCAGGCAACGGTGAATCTATTGGAGGGCTCAAAATTGTTACCCAAAACGGCTGGTTTGCTGCACGCCCTTCCGGAACAGAATCCATATACAAAATATACGCGGAATCCTTTAAGGGGTTAGCACATCTTGTAGCTATTCAGGAAGAGGCAGGAAAAATTGTTAATGAAGCTTTTGAACAGGCTCTGAAATAA
- a CDS encoding tetratricopeptide repeat protein, with product MQKFDNLDDYIADLESQKAKSPNCSNTRYNLGVAYLSKRDFMEAEREFLAAIDESPKMAEAYVQLGGIAFQRDDLKGCLSYNIAATQQRPFFAVPWGNIGFVYMQQGDVEKAISALKRAIKYDHNFVQALATLGSAYYHQGEIEDCIEVCEKAVKLADTFGPAWNNLALCAADKGDYAKAIEYTDKAIATGFEVPADFLAEVNSHR from the coding sequence GTGCAGAAATTTGATAATCTTGATGACTATATTGCCGACCTTGAATCTCAAAAGGCAAAAAGCCCGAATTGCAGTAACACACGCTACAATCTCGGAGTTGCATACCTTTCTAAAAGAGATTTCATGGAAGCTGAGCGCGAATTTTTGGCAGCCATTGATGAGTCTCCCAAAATGGCTGAAGCATACGTTCAGCTCGGTGGAATAGCCTTCCAACGTGATGACCTTAAAGGCTGCCTGAGCTACAACATCGCAGCTACACAGCAGCGTCCTTTCTTTGCCGTTCCCTGGGGAAACATCGGATTCGTATACATGCAGCAGGGTGATGTTGAAAAAGCTATTTCCGCTCTGAAACGCGCTATCAAATATGATCACAACTTCGTACAGGCTCTTGCAACACTCGGAAGTGCATACTACCATCAGGGTGAAATTGAAGATTGCATTGAAGTCTGCGAAAAAGCCGTAAAGCTTGCTGACACTTTCGGCCCTGCATGGAACAATCTTGCTCTTTGCGCCGCTGATAAAGGTGATTACGCTAAAGCCATTGAATACACTGACAAAGCTATTGCAACTGGATTCGAAGTTCCTGCCGACTTCCTAGCTGAAGTTAATTCTCACCGTTAA
- a CDS encoding ferredoxin, with the protein MGYTITIDTDKCNGDGECVDVCPTEVYELQDGKAVAVNEEECLGCESCIEVCEQGALTVEEQ; encoded by the coding sequence ATGGGTTATACTATCACTATTGATACAGACAAATGTAATGGCGACGGTGAATGTGTTGATGTCTGTCCTACCGAAGTTTACGAACTTCAGGACGGCAAAGCTGTAGCAGTTAATGAAGAAGAATGTCTCGGTTGCGAATCTTGCATCGAAGTTTGCGAACAGGGTGCTCTCACTGTTGAAGAACAGTAG
- the cheB gene encoding chemotaxis-specific protein-glutamate methyltransferase CheB, with the protein MIKILIVDDSASIRKFFLEFFSNEPDLEVVGCAEDGESAFRMVKELKPDVVTMDVSLPDYDGFAVTRRIMEHTPVPIVIISAVYSASDVEIGLRMLDTGALAFHNKPSLNDKFFHERMNEIIMSVRSMSEVKVVRRRNRVQKNVEHRPVKPMKYFRQNVKNTKAKIVCIGASTGGPLALKQILFDLPKTLPVPVLIVQHISSGFLQGLVNWLRDNTGHNIKIAVQDELLKAGVVYFAPEDTHIQVASKGRVILSQNPAVNGIRPTIAEMFSSVAANFKEGCVGVLLTGMGRDGADGLLEIRHNGGYTIAQDKETSIIFGMPGEAVKLGAAVSVLPLEKIGPDINRYLLESYGENL; encoded by the coding sequence GTGATTAAGATTTTAATTGTTGACGATTCAGCTTCTATTCGGAAATTTTTTTTGGAATTCTTTTCCAATGAGCCGGATTTAGAAGTTGTCGGCTGTGCTGAAGACGGAGAGTCCGCTTTTAGAATGGTTAAGGAATTAAAACCTGATGTTGTGACAATGGATGTTAGTCTTCCTGATTATGACGGGTTTGCTGTTACTAGACGTATTATGGAACATACTCCTGTTCCAATAGTAATTATTAGTGCTGTGTATAGTGCTTCCGATGTTGAAATAGGCTTAAGAATGCTTGATACAGGCGCGCTTGCTTTTCATAACAAGCCGTCTTTAAATGATAAGTTCTTTCATGAAAGGATGAATGAAATTATTATGTCAGTGCGCTCAATGTCTGAAGTAAAGGTTGTTCGGCGTCGAAATAGAGTTCAGAAGAATGTTGAACACCGTCCCGTTAAACCAATGAAGTATTTTCGGCAAAATGTGAAAAATACAAAAGCTAAAATTGTTTGTATAGGTGCTTCGACCGGAGGACCGCTGGCTCTTAAACAGATTCTTTTTGATTTACCAAAAACTTTACCTGTGCCTGTTTTGATTGTGCAACATATTTCCAGTGGTTTTTTGCAAGGTCTTGTTAATTGGCTGCGCGACAATACTGGGCATAATATAAAAATTGCTGTCCAAGACGAACTGTTAAAAGCAGGAGTAGTTTATTTCGCACCTGAGGATACTCATATTCAAGTGGCATCTAAAGGACGGGTTATTCTTTCACAAAACCCTGCTGTAAATGGTATCCGTCCTACAATTGCAGAGATGTTTAGTTCTGTTGCAGCTAACTTTAAAGAAGGTTGTGTCGGAGTTTTGCTTACAGGTATGGGGCGTGACGGTGCTGACGGATTGCTGGAAATCAGGCATAATGGCGGATATACTATTGCGCAGGATAAAGAGACTTCAATCATTTTTGGCATGCCTGGTGAAGCTGTAAAATTAGGTGCAGCAGTCTCGGTTCTTCCTCTTGAAAAGATAGGGCCAGATATTAACCGTTATCTTCTTGAAAGTTATGGAGAAAATCTTTGA